DNA from Gracilinanus agilis isolate LMUSP501 chromosome 3, AgileGrace, whole genome shotgun sequence:
AGCGAGTAGGCTCTGGTGGTCAAGaacttagatggttcagagctctgatggtcaagagttTCCTTGCCAACTGATTTCTTGTcacctttattggggttacaacactatggggggaagggaagagcccagtggcttgatacattaacattatgaggtaatcatcataaaatgcaaactgccagaacctaaaacaataggtagagctaagatctggATCTGGAGCcaatatggcctaaggcatctactgatgtttgatacctattttaattgatcattgaaggtaaagtaaggagactgagataactgacctgtcttctggggtgtagccttagggaagagCTAGGGATTTAGCAAAGTCtatgttcaatttgactcaagattacagagatcaatcattagcagtataagagttaagtttttgagcactcttaaaataatatcacaatcaCCTGGATTGCTATAGaggtgttttcacctttggtgattaaatctaaagatgggcagggtagatttaatctcattatcacattagTAAAAAACAACAAGCGTGCAAAGGCCCTTGAAAGTTCAgcaataataatacttaaaaagTGATCTTCTTTGGCATTCACTAGCTTAATCAGCACTTAAGCCACTAATTAAGAACTGCCTATGTGAAAGATatgcacatttttttctttttttgtatgacTGTCACTATGTCATaaattttctctattaaaaaaaggccaggggcagctgggtagctcagtggattgagagtcaggcctagagacgggaggtcctaggttggaatctggcctcagacacttcccagctgtatgaccctgggcaagtcacttaaaccccattgcctacccttaccactcttctgccttggagccaatacacagtactgattccaagacagaagggttaaaaaaaaaaaaaaaaaaaaaaaaaagaccatctcCTAAGGCTCAGGGTCTCTGGTTCTGATGGGACCAGAGACCAGCTTTCTCTGTGAGGTGGGcctcctctcaaaaaaaaagcCATTATTTGCCTTGGAGTTCTATATTGGTGGGATAAATTTTCACCACAGAAGGAAtgagaagagctttaaaaatgctATGTTGAATTCTTTTATTACTCAAAAGGAAGCCAAGCTGGTCATAGTAGACTCATTTCAGGTACCATGCTTTTTTCTACCAAATGCTATCTATACgacattccttttattttaagtttGTGATTTTCAGATTTTAAGAAATCACACatagttggtttccttttttatccttttttaacaGTTGGTGGACTTGACAAGAATTGATCAAATTCTTCTTATATGTCTCTTCTTCTGAGTGCTATGGAGCATGTTTTCATGTGTCATATCTGGTTGTCACGGTTCTGGGaaacttcctttcctttgaccagTAATGTGTTGGCAATGGTttcaggtattggttccaaggcagaagagtggtaagggtaggtaatgggggactcaatgacttgttcagggtcacatacctaggaagtgaaaatacttttgcaagaagacATTTTGAACCAGGATAGTTGCCAGTTGCTGAGTTGGAATACAGAATACAGGACTGccatgagctggcatgagacccaAAAGTCTGTTGAGATGTGCctataaaaggagagagactTTGAGCTTCAGGGTCTCAATCTTGAGATACAGTGGGAGAGCAGGCTTCATTTCAGGATTGTCTCTTAGCTAGGTTACTTATATCTCATAGGATTAGGTACCCAGGCTGCTCATTGGTCATTCAGTGCTAAGAGAGTCCAGCTTTAAACATCGTTCATCACCAACATACAAATCTAAATACTAACAAGAAGATCAACACTTAAATTAAATCATCTTCAGCTGAGATAAACCATCAAATAATCAGTGTCAGGCCTTAGGCCTGGCCAAGGCAGTCTGCCTGGCAGGCTTCAGGAAAATCAGCTTCTCCTGGAACTTCAGAAGATTTAATATAACTTCATTAGTTAGACAAGGTTTAGGATTCATCCCTAATTCCTCTTTCCTCAATATTTTGCCCATCCTTTCCCTAACCTTGTTTACCATCATTAAATTAGTTATTATAAAGAAGCTAATACTGACCTGATCTGTTCTGAACATTCCAAAGGGGAAGTTGTCAGTTAACACACTTCTCCTTTACATCACTGGAGTCATCTAAAAGCTTATTGATCTTCTGGGTTCAGGGTTAACATATCACaatcagaaaataattttcataatagTAGTTTATTACTCTTGAATTCACCTTAAAAACTAAATTCATATATCACTGGCAGTTGAGGAAATCCATCTACTTCATTGGTGAGTTGTAGAAGGTGGGTCAATCTAGTGAAGTGTCTTCTCAGCTGATTCATCACAAACCACATCCAGCTGGAGAGACACTGAAGCTTAGTTAAAGTAAACTCATTTACCATCTAAATAGGAGGTTTCACAACCAACTCTATCTACCACCTTCATTTTTACAGacgtggctgaggccaggtttaaacccaggatctctggtctccagacctggctctcaattcactgagtcaacCAGCTGCCCCTCAGTTGACTTTTCTTGATAGTATTTCACGTCCTCTTTGATAGATTGTCCTCTCTCCAGTTTCTGTTCTAGTTTgatcttcattttaatttcacGGAgtcagaattttcttttctttttaatctccaTCCTGGATTCAGAATTATTGTGGCCACAATTCTAAAAGgtgcctgattttttttaagccttttttcATCCAGAAACATTAAAGGCACCTTCCTCAAGCACATCCCATTGGAAAAGCCAAGCAAGCAAAGCGCCCATTAGAAAGGGAATCCAGGACGAGATTCCTTCCCTGTCCTGTCCCATTGCATATGGAGTTGTAAGGAGGTGGAGGAATGCTCTCCGGAACCCTCAGTCTGATTGCAGGAAATGCCACGGAACCAAGTGATCTAGGATGccctccagtgattcccaaagtgggtgctgcagtgatccaggggagaggtgatggccacaggtgcatttgggggatctaagtcatatttttttctggaaagggggtggtaggccaaaaaaagttggggaaccactgTGCCTAGCCCAAGGGCGGGAGAGCTGTGAGCTGCAGGCACCATTCTGTCTCTAGGGAATAAGGGAGGAGGAGCCACTGTGCAGgggaggggatgggggaggggagaaatggaCCCCAGCCTGGGCCTTGGACAGCAGCTGCTGCCCtttactcagtttccttctctgtcagaaCTGGGGTTCCTtgaacaccccccccccaccaggcCGTGGAGAGGAATGATATATCAAGCAGTAAATCCATCAGTCAAATAGACACTTATTAGGTGCCTGCTGTGGGCTGGGCCCTGCCCTGCTGTTTGTGGCTCCAAATGGACTGGAACAGAGAggctgccctcagggagcttccagtCAGAGGTGGAAGAGGCTGGCTGgtgggagaaagaggaaatggggGCGGGGCTGAGGGAACAGTTCAGGCATAGCCACTCCCCTACCCGGGACTGTAATCTCAGGGGGAGGAGCCATTGGAGGCAGCCagaggactccatttcccagaatgcctgaATCCTAACCTGAAGCAGCTCTAGGCCCCTCCCCCTGCGGCAGCCCCAGGGCCCACTGGGAATCTCATCTGGGCAAGTGCAGCTTCCCTGGAGAGCAGGGTTTGGTGTTTGAGCCGCTACCACTGGGGAgtcaggggagaggagagaggcgGGGAGGGTGGCAGTGCTGGCAGAGCCGGGAATTAGGGGCAGGGggaccctcctctcttcccacgtCACCTCCGGGGCATCTGAAGACCCGCGTGAACCTTGCTGGGGTCAGAGCATGGGAAACATGCGCATGCGCAGTTTGGGTCGAGGGGGTGGGGTAAAGGCGTTCCAGTAGGCGCCCCTGTGCATGTCTCTTCTTCTCTGTGTGTTAAGTGTGGCTTTTCCGTGAGTGTgaatatctgtctctgtgtctgtcttcctcctccccatgcctcccctccccctctaccATCTTGTCTCCTGGTCCCTGGCACAATAAGGTTATGGTGAGCTGCGAATTGTGAAAGGGAATATTGTTATGGAGATTCCTGCTTTCTTTGAAAGGGCTCAGTTTGGAGGAAGAACTCTAAGGATGGGAAATACGAAGGTTCAGCCAGTCTGTCATTTACTAGCCCCGGGATTCCACCTGTCTGAGGGCAATCTCAAATATTAGCACCCAAAAGCTGAATATCCTGCTTAGTTTATGGCAAACGCTTCATCATCCTTTTATTGCTATCATTCtcttttaaatcctcaccttcctgcttggaatcaagactgtgtattggttcccaagcagaagaggggtaaaagGGAGGTCAATGAtggctgcccctcccccccacccatacAGGAGAAAGGACActcattgggctgttgggcagaagggcaggtaaAATAAGGAATGACCTCAaccagtgtagagagggggagaaggcCCTGAGCAATCCCCTCCCCTCTATCTCCGGttcctgtgagccacccaccttacccctgtaagaggtaaaaaggggttttgtttgtataaatattaaaaagttggtctccaggggattgaacaattatcaatccccaattaaagaataaccatgttaaaatgacttttatggaagtttatttacaaatgagaagagaagaaataatgaaataagagagaggataagctaggataagtaatctaacacagtaggtaatttgctcagatcccctagtttaatccaggtaaatctaattaaccctcagcctagGGAAATCCAGCCTTGATCCTAAGGCCAGAAACTCAAGAGGccaatgaagcaaaagcttcagccacagagtctctgttaaaaaggaagttccttaagagaagttcaggaagatttagtctttacaatcaccacgtgtagttctaagggaaggatttaagaacagtctcaccaaggtctcagggtcccagggcTCCTCCAAAGTCCAAACAAGAACGAAAAGAACCCTGGCTCACTCAACTCTTTTTAAGGGGGTcttttttgtgtcacttcctgtaccttcctcaTAGTTTTCGTgttcaatcacaacagacgcttttcttaggacttcccaggaggcagtcagtaaattctgatttgtcactcattctaacacacatggattacagacctcccaacttgtgagttaagtgaagatgttttcacctttggtgattaaatctaaagatgagcagggtagatttaatcccattgagctgctgggcacaggggcagggatgtgaaaaaaatgtcatcaggctcaATGGAGAGGGGGTGGGAAATAGCTTCACCCTTAGTAACAAACTctgcagggggaggggagaaagggccAACTATGAACCCACAGAGTGCTCTTCATGCCATCTTTGCCATCActaggctaggcaatgtgggtgaCTTATCTAgggacacagctagtaagtgtctaaggccagatttgaacctagcaccttcCATCTCTATACCTGTATCTCAATCCAGCAAGATACCTAGTTGTCCTTATTGTTACTCTTATTcttgatttaataaaatattcatattagaTAGCCTCATACAGGACTTTAAATGTGATTTAAAATGTAAGGGGTAGTAAATGGAAGCAATTCTGGGGAAGTTAATTTGAAAGTTTTGTTAGAGATTTCAAACTCAATAAATTGGTTTAGAAAAGGTGAAATTTGTCAAACCCTTCTAACAATATACTCTGGAAAAGCAACTTCTCTTACAATTGGGATGTAACAAGATTataaataaggtaaaaaaaatatatttgaacaaAATTGTATCTTTTACAAGTTCTATTAATAATGTCTTTTAATTATATCAAGCATTGATTCATGAATTTTAATTCCAATTTCTGTCAAAAAGTATTGTTCCATTCTGAAGTTAACTGACTATCCCAtgtggaaataaaataatttgtttagatTATTGTAAAATTATATCatgatattaaatatattataatctataatataccATTATACaacataatcttttaaaacttgaTGATATAACATAATgcataatattttatcttttaatattataTAGACTCATCAAATACTTTATTGACTatatttgaaaggagaaaattgaagagatttACTTAAAGCTATTTGTTTCCTGGTGAGCTATGAGAGCAAGTGAAATTCTTATCCCTTTCTCCATTATAAGGACTCAGATTAGAGAGAATGTAATTATCAGAGGGAGGAGTAATTAGGACTTTGTTCTTGTCATGGAATTGTTttgtatagcattcagattttaaCAAATATTGAATGAGACTATTTCTCTGAGAAAAATTTCTCAATGGGGGCATAGGGTTCTCTTAAGCAAAAAATGTGTCTCCTCCATCATCATCCAAAAAAAGAGGGTGCCTTGCCTCTTCTTTATGAAGGGAGTTGTGTCCCATTTCTCTTTATCCTGACAGCTTAACCTTAGGATGGCACGAATACCCATCAGTTGATATTTTCAGGGACAAGATAGACTTGGACACCTCAAATTCTCAATTATTACATCATCAGAAGGGTGGGACTTCTGTTCAGAGCCAGAAATCAGATGACATATAGTGAGGAAGAATGACAAGCATTAGGATTTCAGAGAAAAAGTctttatcatttaaatattttttgcagtATGAAATTTGGGGTATTTAATGAGGGTTCCTCAGTAGGACATTATAGGCTACAGCAAAAAGCCTTTCCTAGTTTTCTAAATAAGTGATCGCCCTCCTCCTGAGGAAAACACATAAACTTCAGCACATTCATCAGGTTTTTCTACACTATAAATCCTCTGATATGAACTAAGAGATGATCTCTGGCTGAAGGCCTTCTGAAAGGGAATCCATCTGGAACTGGTCTTTTCAGAAGACATTATCTCATACTGAACAAGCTCCAGACTCTCCATTTCAATGTCTTTCTTCATTGATGAGAGGAATAAGATTTCAATCCAAAAGGAATTTTGAGAATAACATGATTGTTGCTTGAAGGCCTTACCACACTGATCATATTCCTCCAGTTTCTCTCTAGTGTAGATTCTCTTATGTTGAATAAGTTAAAGTGGCAATTATAAAATCAGCATcattcatgaggtttctctccagtgggGGTTTTCTGAAATGAAGCAACTAAGGAACTTCATGTGAAAGCCTATCTGAATTGATGACATGCATAATGattctcagggggcagctgggtggctcagtggattgagagccaggcctagagactggaggtcctaggttcaagtccggtcttgggacacttccagctgtgtaaccttgggcaagtcacttgacccctattgcccacccttaccactcctgggccaaagacggtccctagcccggatgaaaaaggaggagggttgggcatggggctagcaaccccaccctgtaaaaactacatctgctaaagaaactgcaacctaaagtaagggcagctgggctagctcagtggattgagagcctggcctagagacgaaaggtcctaggttcaaatctgggctcagacacttcccagctgggtgaccctgagcgactgtgtgacccattgcctactggttgtggccctatgctcctagaatggggtcccaggataaaaaaaaaaaatgattctctCCAATATGAATGCTCTGATGCCTAGCAAGATGACTCACTGTGAAAGCCTTTTCACATTGTGTATATTCATAAAGTTTCTTTCCAATTTGGGTTCTCTGATATACAGCAAGACTGATCCTCAGTGTGAAAGCCTTTCctcactgtttacattcataaagtttctcaccagtgtggattctcacATGTTCAGTAAGAGAGCCCCAGTCTATGAAAGCCTTCCCACATTATgaacattcataaggtttctctctagtgtgaattctctgatgttttcGAAGATCAGATCTATatctaaaagcctttccacattgtctacattcataaggtttctctccagtgtggattctctgatgtgtaacAAGAGAACCCATcagtgtgaaagcctttccacactgtttacattcataaggtttttctccagtgtggattctctgatgtgcagcaagattaCTCCTCTGtgtgaaaccctttccacactgtttacattcataaggtttctttccAGTATGGATTACCTGATGTGCAGCAAGTTGGTGACTCcgagtgaaagcctttccacattctgtacattcataaggtttctctccagtatggattctcaaATGTAAACGAAGAGAGGCCCTctctgtgaaagtctttccacactgtgtacatgcataaggtttctctccagtgtggattgtCTGATGAGAAGCAAGATAGTTTCTCTGtgtgaaaccctttccacattgtttacattcataaggtttctctccagtgtggattctctgatgtgcagcaagacgGTTCCTCCGTggaaaagcctttccacactgtttgcattcataaggtttctctccagtatggattctcagATGTCTGGTAAGATGGCCCTTCCGAGTGAAAGCCTGTCCACACTGTgtacactcataaggtttctctccagtgtggattctctcatgTCTGTTACGACTGCCCCTcactgtaaaagcctttccacagtgtttacattcataaggtttctctccagagtggctTATTTGATGAGAACCAAGCTCAGAGTTTGGACTAAAAGGTCTCCCAACATTATTATTCACAGAAAGCATCTTTATACATTTACTTTTGGGATGTCTAATGTGTTTTAAACTCCAATCGAAGGCGATTCCCCCAGGGTTACCTTGATACATGACCATTTCAGGAGGTTTCTCTTGCAACTGTATAAATGTTCCTTCTTCAGGAAAACATGTGCTGTATTCACTATCCTGAGAAGAGTCATTTCCTAAGGTCAATTCCATATATTCATTTAGGCCTGAATATTGGCTGAATTTCTCTGCAGTTTCATCAAATTCATAGTCACTCACTGGAATTTCATTTACCTTAATATCAGAttcacagatttctctcaaaataAAGTCACAAGGATCCTTATTCACGCATCTCTGGGGGCCAGATCCTTCCATGAAAAGGCTCAGGTTGGTACATG
Protein-coding regions in this window:
- the LOC123239929 gene encoding zinc finger protein 239-like; its protein translation is MVMYQGNPGGIAFDWSLKHIRHPKSKCIKMLSVNNNVGRPFSPNSELGSHQISHSGEKPYECKHCGKAFTVRGSRNRHERIHTGEKPYECTQCGQAFTRKGHLTRHLRIHTGEKPYECKQCGKAFPRRNRLAAHQRIHTGEKPYECKQCGKGFTQRNYLASHQTIHTGEKPYACTQCGKTFTERASLRLHLRIHTGEKPYECTECGKAFTRSHQLAAHQVIHTGKKPYECKQCGKGFTQRSNLAAHQRIHTGEKPYECKQCGKAFTLMGSLVTHQRIHTGEKPYECRQCGKAFRYRSDLRKHQRIHTREKPYECS